One Actinomycetes bacterium genomic window carries:
- the rsmG gene encoding 16S rRNA (guanine(527)-N(7))-methyltransferase RsmG: MSAAPVSRETAVAALFGDRVGRLHRYADLLATTGIERGLVGPREQDRIWDRHVLNSAAMTPLLPRTGSVLDVGSGAGLPGVPLALARPDLSVVLLEPLLRRATFLQEVVVELRLTNVRVRRARAEEVVGDERADAVVSRAVAPLPRLLGWCLPLTAPGGTVLALKGDRGGDELAAAEASLPALGVTSWRLEEVGADLGLDPVRVVRMVRGG, translated from the coding sequence GTGAGTGCGGCTCCGGTTTCACGTGAAACGGCAGTTGCCGCGCTGTTCGGGGACCGAGTCGGTCGGCTGCACCGCTACGCAGACCTGCTGGCCACCACTGGCATCGAACGCGGCCTGGTCGGGCCTCGCGAGCAGGACCGGATCTGGGACCGGCACGTCCTGAACTCGGCAGCGATGACGCCGTTGCTGCCGCGCACCGGGTCGGTCCTGGACGTCGGAAGCGGTGCGGGGCTTCCCGGTGTGCCGCTCGCCCTGGCCCGTCCCGACCTGTCCGTCGTCCTGTTGGAGCCTCTGCTGCGCCGGGCCACCTTCCTGCAGGAGGTGGTGGTCGAGCTGAGGCTGACCAACGTGCGTGTACGGCGGGCCCGGGCCGAGGAGGTGGTCGGGGACGAGCGGGCAGATGCGGTGGTGTCGCGGGCGGTCGCTCCGCTGCCGAGGCTGCTCGGCTGGTGCCTGCCACTGACCGCGCCCGGAGGGACGGTGCTGGCGCTGAAGGGAGACCGTGGCGGGGACGAGCTGGCTGCTGCCGAGGCCAGCCTGCCCGCCCTCGGAGTCACTTCGTGGCGCCTCGAGGAGGTCGGCGCCGATCTCGGCCTCGACCCGGTGCGGGTGGTCCGAATGGTCCGCGGAGGCTGA
- a CDS encoding R3H domain-containing nucleic acid-binding protein, translating to MNELNGLNGLNGSSESSEFSDVSEPGAEAATSSRSATRTAVDLEREGEIAADYLEELLDIADLDGDIDMDVERDRALVSIVGGDLDDLVGRDGVVLEAIQELTRLAVLTATGSRSRLMLDIGGYRAGRRAVLSELGRTTAEEVRGTGEPVRLEPMSPFERKIVHDAVAEAGLRSESEGEEPRRFVVVLPR from the coding sequence GTGAACGAGTTGAACGGGTTGAACGGGTTGAACGGGTCGAGCGAGTCGAGCGAGTTCAGCGACGTGAGCGAGCCCGGCGCTGAGGCCGCGACCAGCAGCCGCTCAGCCACCCGCACGGCGGTCGACCTCGAGCGCGAGGGCGAGATCGCCGCGGACTACCTGGAGGAGCTGCTGGACATCGCCGACCTCGACGGCGACATCGACATGGACGTCGAGCGCGACCGCGCGCTGGTCTCCATCGTGGGCGGCGACCTCGACGACCTGGTCGGCCGGGACGGCGTCGTCCTCGAGGCGATCCAGGAGCTGACCCGGCTCGCGGTGCTGACCGCCACCGGGAGCCGCAGCCGGCTGATGCTGGACATCGGTGGTTACCGCGCCGGCCGCCGCGCGGTCCTGAGCGAGCTCGGCCGGACCACCGCCGAGGAGGTCCGGGGCACCGGCGAGCCGGTGCGGCTGGAGCCGATGAGCCCCTTCGAGCGCAAGATCGTGCACGACGCCGTGGCGGAGGCCGGTCTGCGCAGCGAGAGCGAGGGCGAGGAGCCGCGGCGGTTCGTCGTCGTGCTTCCGCGCTGA
- the yidC gene encoding membrane protein insertase YidC, with the protein MTAHLLEPLYAVVTAIMVAFHSFFEWLGVDPTSGVAWGGAIVGLVVVIRILLIPLFVKQINAQRGLQILSPEIKKIQAKYKGKTDPESRQKQQQEMMKLYRDNGTNPLASCLPILLQAPIFFALFHVLNGIGQDPPDGKAYLTTSLAKQASEATIFGAPLSDKFLGADSLHVQIVCAVMIVLMSATTFLTQKQLMSKNMPADAMNNPFAQQQKILLYVFPLVFAVSGVNFPIGVLLYWLTTNLWSMGQQFYVIRRNPSPGSPAFEALEKRRAAKAAKHPAAAAGSGAAAIPNSPATGSPATGSPAEGASADASPNGTGPTPEGGPGGKSSSRQRQQPRKAKKKR; encoded by the coding sequence GTGACTGCCCACCTGCTCGAGCCGCTCTACGCGGTCGTCACCGCAATCATGGTGGCGTTCCACAGCTTCTTCGAGTGGCTCGGCGTCGACCCGACCAGCGGGGTGGCCTGGGGCGGGGCGATCGTCGGCCTGGTGGTGGTCATCCGCATCCTGCTGATCCCGCTGTTCGTCAAGCAGATCAACGCCCAGCGCGGACTACAGATCCTGTCGCCGGAGATCAAGAAGATCCAGGCCAAGTACAAGGGCAAGACCGACCCGGAGAGTCGGCAGAAGCAGCAGCAAGAGATGATGAAGCTCTACCGCGACAACGGCACCAACCCGCTCGCGAGCTGCCTGCCGATCCTGCTGCAGGCGCCCATCTTCTTCGCACTTTTCCACGTGCTCAACGGCATCGGGCAGGACCCGCCCGACGGCAAGGCCTACCTGACGACCAGCCTGGCCAAGCAGGCCTCCGAGGCCACCATCTTCGGCGCTCCCCTTTCCGACAAGTTCCTGGGCGCCGACAGCCTCCACGTGCAGATCGTCTGCGCCGTCATGATCGTGCTGATGTCGGCGACGACGTTCCTGACGCAGAAGCAGCTCATGAGCAAGAACATGCCGGCCGACGCGATGAACAACCCGTTCGCGCAGCAGCAGAAGATCCTGCTCTACGTCTTCCCGCTGGTGTTCGCCGTCAGCGGGGTCAACTTCCCGATCGGCGTGCTGCTCTACTGGCTGACCACCAACCTGTGGTCGATGGGCCAACAGTTCTACGTGATCCGCCGCAACCCTTCCCCCGGGTCGCCGGCGTTCGAGGCACTGGAGAAGCGCAGGGCGGCCAAGGCCGCCAAGCATCCTGCGGCGGCGGCCGGCTCGGGTGCAGCCGCGATCCCCAATTCGCCGGCCACCGGTTCGCCGGCCACCGGCTCGCCGGCCGAGGGCGCGTCGGCCGACGCCTCCCCCAACGGGACCGGTCCGACGCCCGAGGGTGGGCCGGGCGGCAAGTCCTCGTCCAGGCAGCGACAACAGCCCAGGAAGGCGAAGAAGAAGAGGTAG
- the yidD gene encoding membrane protein insertion efficiency factor YidD — protein MSGVRRLAVAVLVLPIRAYQLLVSPLLGPRCRFYPSCSTYAVEALRVHGPLRGTWMAARRLLRCHPWNPGGLDPVPPTTRPERPSADRGTDPGTATPQGAGL, from the coding sequence ATGAGCGGCGTGCGCCGGCTCGCGGTGGCGGTGCTCGTCCTGCCGATCCGGGCCTACCAGCTGCTGGTGTCCCCCCTGCTCGGGCCGCGGTGCCGGTTCTACCCGTCCTGCTCGACGTACGCCGTCGAGGCGCTGCGGGTGCACGGCCCGCTCCGGGGAACCTGGATGGCCGCCCGTCGGTTGCTTCGCTGCCACCCCTGGAACCCCGGTGGGCTCGATCCCGTGCCCCCGACCACCCGTCCGGAACGGCCGTCCGCTGACCGCGGCACCGACCCGGGCACCGCCACCCCGCAGGGAGCCGGACTGTGA
- the rnpA gene encoding ribonuclease P protein component, with protein MLPAGSRLRRRADFVATVRSTRGVRGTGLLVVHAATPDRTTPALSSAPTAAPRVGFVVSRAVGAAVVRNRVRRRLRHLVADQLDRIPPGSRVVVRALPGSAVATYDQLGVALRTALDRALDRAEPAAPA; from the coding sequence GTGCTACCGGCCGGGTCCCGGCTGCGTCGACGCGCCGACTTCGTCGCGACCGTGCGCTCCACCCGAGGTGTCCGGGGCACCGGGCTGCTCGTCGTCCACGCGGCCACCCCGGATCGCACCACACCCGCCCTCTCGTCGGCGCCGACTGCGGCGCCCCGGGTGGGCTTCGTCGTCTCCCGAGCCGTGGGTGCCGCGGTCGTCCGCAACCGGGTGCGGCGCCGGCTTCGGCACCTGGTCGCCGACCAGCTGGACCGGATTCCTCCTGGCTCCCGGGTCGTCGTCCGCGCGCTCCCCGGCAGCGCCGTTGCGACGTACGACCAGCTTGGTGTCGCCCTGCGCACCGCCCTGGACCGGGCCCTGGACCGGGCAGAGCCGGCGGCGCCGGCATGA
- the rpmH gene encoding 50S ribosomal protein L34, whose protein sequence is MSKRTFQPNNRRRAKTHGFRLRMRTRAGRAILAARRSKGRTRLSA, encoded by the coding sequence GTGAGCAAGCGCACGTTCCAGCCGAACAACCGCCGCCGGGCCAAGACCCACGGCTTCCGCCTGCGGATGCGCACGCGCGCCGGCCGGGCCATCCTTGCGGCCCGGCGTTCCAAGGGTCGCACCCGCCTCTCGGCCTGA
- the dnaA gene encoding chromosomal replication initiator protein DnaA has translation MDSAWTRARAALEESVSPQHRAFIGLSRLDGVVGDTALLSVPHQFAKDVIEQRLRETITGALADEIGRDVRIAVVVDPSLDAVDPEPGAGSVASPGPDGSIPQVGDGHHTVLTHDHADEHTPGHVTEPAGTGREPGGRRESEPTRLNPRYLFETFVIGSSNRFAHAAAVAVAEAPAKAYNPLFIYGDSGLGKTHLLHAIGHYGMSLYHGVRVRYVSSEEFTNDFINSIRDGRAEGFRRRYRDVDILLVDDIQFLENKEQTQEEFFHTFNTLHNANKQIVISSDRPPQQLVTLEDRLRNRFHWGLITDVQPPELETRIAILRKKAAQEKLNAPPEVLEFIASKISTNIRELEGALIRVTAFASLNRQGVDLALAEIVLKDLIPDNTQPEITAATIMAQTAAYFGQSMEELCGSSRSRVLVNARQIAMYLCRELTDLSLPKIGQQFGGRDHTTVMHADKKIRQLMAERRSVYNQVTELTNRIKSQARAS, from the coding sequence CTGGACAGCGCGTGGACCCGAGCGCGGGCGGCGCTGGAGGAGTCGGTCAGCCCGCAGCACCGGGCCTTCATCGGGCTCAGCCGGCTGGACGGCGTGGTGGGCGACACGGCACTGCTGTCGGTGCCGCACCAGTTCGCCAAGGACGTCATCGAGCAGCGGCTGCGGGAGACGATCACCGGGGCGCTGGCCGACGAGATCGGCCGCGACGTGCGGATCGCCGTGGTGGTCGACCCGAGCCTGGACGCCGTCGACCCGGAGCCCGGAGCCGGTTCGGTGGCCTCGCCCGGTCCCGACGGGTCCATCCCCCAGGTGGGGGACGGCCACCACACCGTCCTGACCCACGACCACGCCGACGAGCACACCCCAGGGCACGTCACCGAGCCGGCCGGCACGGGTCGCGAGCCCGGCGGGCGCCGGGAGTCCGAGCCCACGCGGCTCAACCCGCGCTACCTCTTCGAGACGTTCGTCATCGGCTCGAGCAACCGGTTCGCCCACGCGGCCGCCGTCGCCGTCGCCGAGGCACCGGCCAAGGCGTACAACCCGCTGTTCATCTACGGGGACTCCGGCCTCGGCAAGACCCACCTGCTGCACGCCATCGGCCACTACGGGATGAGCCTCTACCACGGCGTCCGGGTGCGCTACGTGAGCTCCGAGGAGTTCACCAACGACTTCATCAACTCGATCCGCGACGGCCGCGCCGAGGGCTTCCGCCGGCGCTACCGCGACGTCGACATCCTGCTCGTGGACGACATCCAGTTCCTCGAGAACAAGGAGCAGACGCAGGAGGAGTTCTTCCACACCTTCAACACGCTGCACAACGCCAACAAGCAGATCGTCATCTCCTCCGACCGGCCGCCCCAGCAGCTGGTCACCTTGGAGGACCGCCTGCGCAACCGCTTCCACTGGGGCCTGATCACCGACGTCCAGCCGCCCGAGCTGGAGACCCGCATCGCGATCCTGCGCAAGAAAGCGGCCCAGGAGAAGCTCAACGCCCCGCCCGAGGTGCTGGAGTTCATCGCCAGCAAGATCTCCACCAACATCCGCGAGCTCGAGGGCGCCCTCATCCGGGTCACCGCGTTCGCGAGCCTCAACCGCCAGGGTGTCGACCTGGCGCTGGCCGAGATCGTGCTGAAGGACCTCATCCCGGACAACACCCAGCCCGAGATCACCGCCGCGACGATCATGGCCCAGACCGCGGCCTACTTCGGCCAGTCGATGGAGGAGCTCTGCGGGTCCTCGCGCTCGCGGGTCCTGGTCAACGCCCGCCAGATCGCGATGTACCTCTGCCGCGAGCTGACCGACCTGTCGCTGCCCAAGATCGGGCAGCAGTTCGGCGGCCGCGACCACACGACCGTCATGCACGCGGACAAGAAGATCCGCCAGCTGATGGCCGAGCGGCGCAGCGTCTACAACCAGGTCACCGAGCTGACCAACCGGATCAAGTCCCAGGCGCGGGCCAGTTGA
- the dnaN gene encoding DNA polymerase III subunit beta: MKFRVERDVLAEAVAWAARSLPARPPVPVLAGLMLDASGGRLMLSSFDYEVSARVEIAADVAEPGVALVSGRLLADISRSLPAKPVEVTTDAAKVVVTCGSSRFTLLTLPVEDYPALPEMPGASGSLHGDLFAAAVAQVSVAAGRDDTLPVLTGVRVEIEGERITMAATDRYRLAVRELSWTPEQSGLSAIALVPARTLSDTAKALAAADKVTLALAGATGGDGLVGFEGGGRRTTSRLLDGEFPKYKSLLPSESASVATVDTASLVESVRRVALVAERNTPIRLSFGAGELTLEAGTGDEAQASESLGAALDGDDISIAFNPAYLLDGLGAVDAAHVELRFTASTRPAVLAGKDSADSTAGDDYRYLLMPVRLSG, encoded by the coding sequence GTGAAGTTCCGGGTGGAGCGCGACGTGCTCGCGGAGGCGGTGGCCTGGGCCGCACGCAGCCTGCCGGCCCGTCCCCCGGTGCCCGTCCTGGCCGGGCTCATGCTGGACGCCTCGGGCGGCCGGCTGATGCTGTCGAGCTTCGACTACGAGGTCTCGGCCCGGGTCGAGATCGCCGCTGACGTGGCCGAGCCGGGTGTGGCCCTGGTCAGCGGCCGGCTGCTCGCCGACATCTCCCGCAGCCTGCCGGCCAAGCCCGTCGAGGTGACGACCGACGCCGCCAAGGTGGTCGTGACCTGCGGCTCGTCCCGCTTCACGCTGCTGACCCTGCCGGTCGAGGACTACCCGGCGCTGCCCGAGATGCCTGGCGCGTCCGGCTCGCTGCACGGTGACCTGTTCGCGGCCGCGGTGGCGCAGGTGTCGGTCGCCGCCGGCCGCGACGACACGCTGCCGGTCCTCACCGGCGTCCGGGTCGAGATCGAGGGCGAGCGCATCACGATGGCGGCCACCGACCGCTACCGCCTCGCCGTGCGCGAGCTGTCGTGGACACCGGAGCAGTCCGGGCTGTCCGCGATCGCGCTGGTGCCGGCCCGCACCCTCTCAGACACCGCGAAGGCGCTGGCAGCCGCCGACAAGGTCACGCTCGCCCTGGCCGGCGCGACCGGCGGCGACGGGCTGGTCGGCTTCGAGGGCGGCGGCCGGCGCACCACGTCCCGCCTGCTCGACGGCGAGTTCCCCAAGTACAAGTCGCTGCTGCCCAGCGAGTCGGCCAGCGTGGCGACCGTCGACACCGCGAGCCTGGTCGAGTCGGTGCGTCGGGTCGCGCTGGTCGCAGAGCGCAACACCCCGATCCGGCTGTCGTTCGGCGCCGGTGAGCTGACTCTCGAGGCCGGCACCGGCGACGAGGCCCAGGCGTCGGAGTCGCTGGGCGCGGCTCTCGACGGCGACGACATCTCGATCGCGTTCAACCCGGCCTACCTGCTCGACGGCCTGGGCGCCGTCGACGCCGCGCACGTCGAGCTGCGGTTCACCGCGTCGACCCGGCCGGCGGTGCTCGCCGGCAAGGACTCGGCAGACAGCACGGCCGGCGACGACTACCGCTACCTGCTGATGCCGGTGCGGCTGTCCGGCTGA
- the gnd gene encoding decarboxylating 6-phosphogluconate dehydrogenase: protein MEIGLVGLGRMGGNMRERLRRSGHTVVGYDRNADLSDSSSLEDMVGRLPSPRVVWVMVPAGEITRTTIEELGGLLSEGDVVVDGGNSRWTDDKDHAAMLGRDGIGFVDAGVSGGVWGLDNGYALMVGGSDADVATVQPAFDALKPEGESGFVHAGPVGAGHFAKMVHNGIEYGLMQAYAEGYELLEAAHVVEDVPGVIRSWTQGTVIRSWLLDLLVLALDEDPVLADIRGYVEDSGEGRWTIEEAINHAVPAPVMSAALFARFGSRQDDSPAMKAVAALRNQFGGHAVTKVAKQEVEKPA from the coding sequence ATGGAGATCGGACTCGTCGGGCTGGGCCGCATGGGCGGCAACATGCGGGAGCGGCTGCGCCGCTCCGGACACACGGTGGTCGGCTACGACCGCAACGCCGACCTGAGCGACTCCTCGTCGCTCGAGGACATGGTGGGTCGTCTGCCCTCGCCTCGGGTGGTGTGGGTGATGGTCCCGGCGGGGGAGATCACCCGGACGACCATCGAGGAGCTCGGCGGCCTGCTGTCCGAGGGTGACGTGGTCGTCGACGGCGGCAACTCGCGGTGGACCGACGACAAGGACCACGCGGCGATGCTCGGCCGGGACGGCATCGGCTTCGTCGACGCCGGGGTGTCCGGCGGGGTGTGGGGCCTCGACAACGGCTACGCGCTGATGGTCGGCGGGTCCGACGCCGACGTCGCGACGGTCCAGCCGGCTTTCGACGCCCTCAAGCCCGAGGGGGAGTCAGGCTTCGTGCACGCCGGTCCGGTGGGGGCCGGCCACTTCGCCAAGATGGTGCACAACGGCATCGAGTACGGCCTGATGCAGGCCTACGCCGAGGGCTACGAGCTGCTCGAGGCCGCCCACGTCGTCGAGGACGTGCCCGGCGTGATCCGGTCCTGGACCCAGGGCACCGTGATCCGCTCGTGGCTGCTCGACCTGCTCGTGCTCGCCCTCGACGAGGACCCCGTGCTCGCCGACATCCGGGGCTACGTCGAGGACTCCGGCGAGGGACGCTGGACGATCGAGGAGGCCATCAACCACGCGGTGCCCGCCCCCGTCATGTCGGCGGCGCTGTTCGCCCGGTTCGGCTCCCGCCAGGACGACTCCCCGGCGATGAAGGCGGTGGCCGCCCTGCGCAACCAGTTCGGCGGCCACGCCGTGACCAAGGTGGCCAAGCAGGAGGTCGAGAAGCCGGCCTGA
- the recF gene encoding DNA replication/repair protein RecF, with protein MHLSHLSLHDFRSYTEVELPLGPGVTAFVGPNGQGKTNLVEAVGYLATLGSHRVAQDAPLVRLGAERAVVRGQVVRGDRALLVELEIVPGRANRARVNRSPVTRPREVLGILRSVLFAPEDLALVKGDPAERRRFLDELLVLQAPRYAAVRADYDRVLRQRNALLKSASAARRGRPGDVDLSTLEVWDAHLATAGAELLAGRLALVEGLQPLVGAAYAAVADDTTGRPGVTTAGPATIAYRSSVEGDGPSTGDRGALAEWLLAALTDVRRQELDRGVSLVGPHRDELVLTLGPLPAKGYASHGESWSFALALRLAAYDLLRGEAGDGGEPVLVLDDVFAELDDHRRERLAALVAGAEQVLVTAAVPADVPAALAGDRVDVLGAEVRRVA; from the coding sequence TTGCACCTCAGCCACCTGTCCCTGCACGACTTCCGGTCCTACACCGAGGTCGAGCTCCCGCTCGGCCCCGGCGTGACCGCGTTCGTCGGCCCCAACGGCCAGGGCAAGACCAACCTCGTCGAGGCGGTCGGCTACCTGGCGACCCTTGGCTCGCACCGGGTCGCTCAGGACGCCCCGCTGGTGCGGCTCGGTGCCGAGCGCGCGGTGGTGCGCGGCCAGGTGGTGCGCGGCGACCGCGCGCTGCTGGTCGAGCTGGAGATCGTTCCCGGCCGGGCCAACCGCGCGCGGGTCAACCGCTCGCCGGTCACGCGGCCCCGGGAGGTGCTCGGCATCCTGCGCAGCGTGCTGTTCGCCCCCGAGGACCTGGCGCTGGTCAAGGGCGACCCCGCAGAGCGCCGGCGCTTCCTCGACGAGCTGCTGGTGCTGCAGGCACCCCGCTACGCGGCCGTGCGCGCCGACTACGACCGGGTGCTCCGCCAGCGCAACGCCCTCCTGAAGTCCGCCTCGGCAGCCCGGCGCGGCCGCCCGGGCGACGTCGACCTCTCGACGCTCGAGGTGTGGGACGCCCACCTCGCGACCGCCGGCGCCGAGCTGCTGGCCGGCCGCCTCGCGCTGGTCGAGGGGCTGCAGCCCCTCGTCGGCGCGGCCTACGCGGCGGTCGCCGACGACACCACCGGCCGCCCGGGCGTCACGACCGCGGGACCGGCGACGATCGCCTACCGCAGCAGCGTCGAGGGTGACGGCCCATCGACCGGTGACCGCGGCGCCCTCGCGGAGTGGTTGCTGGCCGCGCTCACGGACGTACGTCGTCAGGAGCTCGACCGCGGCGTCTCCCTGGTCGGTCCGCACCGCGACGAGCTGGTCCTGACGCTGGGGCCGCTGCCGGCCAAGGGCTACGCCAGCCATGGCGAGTCCTGGTCGTTCGCGCTGGCGCTGCGGCTGGCGGCGTACGACCTGCTGCGGGGCGAGGCCGGGGACGGGGGCGAGCCGGTGCTGGTGCTCGACGACGTCTTCGCCGAGCTCGACGACCACCGCCGGGAGCGGCTGGCCGCGCTGGTGGCCGGTGCCGAGCAGGTCCTGGTGACCGCCGCCGTGCCGGCCGACGTGCCGGCGGCCCTGGCCGGCGACCGCGTCGACGTGCTCGGCGCCGAGGTCCGGCGGGTGGCGTGA
- a CDS encoding DciA family protein: MSDHLGSPDEPDEPDDPGDPGDPGTRAEAPRGLAVARQALAAARAEARRRGFAPGRAPAPERRSGDEADRARSRWRRPVTEERSGAHPDDRDPQLLGPTLDRLVAERGWQTDAAVGGVMGRWAQIVGPELAAHAEPVSWQDGELVVQADSTAWATQIRLLAPALLARLAGELGSGAVTSVIVRGPSAPSWKRGLRSVRGRGPRDTYG; encoded by the coding sequence GTGAGCGATCACCTCGGCAGCCCCGACGAGCCCGACGAGCCCGACGACCCCGGCGACCCCGGCGACCCCGGCACCCGGGCCGAGGCGCCCCGGGGGCTGGCCGTCGCCCGGCAGGCGCTGGCCGCGGCCCGGGCCGAGGCCCGCCGCCGCGGCTTCGCGCCCGGCCGGGCGCCGGCCCCGGAGCGCCGCAGCGGTGACGAGGCGGACCGGGCGCGCTCCCGGTGGCGGCGGCCGGTCACCGAGGAGCGCAGCGGTGCCCATCCCGATGACCGGGACCCCCAGCTGCTCGGCCCGACCCTGGACCGCCTGGTCGCGGAGCGCGGCTGGCAGACCGACGCGGCCGTCGGCGGCGTGATGGGCCGCTGGGCGCAGATCGTCGGGCCGGAACTCGCAGCGCACGCGGAGCCGGTGTCCTGGCAGGACGGCGAGCTGGTGGTGCAGGCCGACTCCACGGCGTGGGCCACCCAGATCCGGCTGCTCGCGCCGGCCCTGCTGGCCCGGCTGGCCGGTGAGCTGGGCTCGGGTGCGGTCACCTCGGTGATCGTGCGCGGGCCGTCGGCGCCCTCCTGGAAGCGGGGCCTGCGCAGCGTGCGGGGCCGGGGACCTCGCGACACCTACGGATAG
- the gyrB gene encoding DNA topoisomerase (ATP-hydrolyzing) subunit B, translated as MSPELADLDGAGVYDASNIQVLEGLEAVRKRPGMYIGSTGERGLHHLVTEVVDNSVDEALAGHADRIEVTLLADGGVRVEDNGRGIPVDEVASEGKPAVEVVLTVLHAGGKFGGGGYKVSGGLHGVGVSVVNALSSRLDVEIYRDGHVWTQSYSVGVPDAPLAKGPATDRAGTTITFWASPEVFETTEYSFEKLSNRLREMAFLNKGLTIALRDERPAKAEEKEHDEVEETTLTEVVYSYDGGLVDYVEFLGAHKDPVHRTVVAFEAESEYIDGGLSLDVAMQWNTGFTESVHTFANTINTHEGGTHEEGFRAALTTLVNRFARDWGILREKDANLTGDDVREGLTAIVSVKLAEPQFEGQTKTKLGNTEAKSFVQKIVNDKLGEWFEKNPGEGKDIARKAQGAAVARLAARKARDAARSRKGLLGGGSLPGKLADCQSTNPEECELFIVEGDSAGGPAKQGRDQRTQAILPIRGKILNVERARLDRVLGNQEVQAIISALGTGIQGDEFDLARLRYHKVVLMADADVDGQHIRTLLLTLLFRFMPEVVEQGHVFLAQPPLYKLKWARPAEPEYAYSDRERDALIDAGQAAGKKLLKDDGVQRYKGLGEMNNDELWDTTMDPEKRILLQVTLENAALADVLFTELMGEDVDSRRKFIQRNAKDVRFLDI; from the coding sequence GTGTCGCCCGAGCTGGCCGACCTGGACGGTGCGGGCGTCTACGACGCCAGCAACATCCAGGTCCTCGAGGGCCTGGAGGCGGTCCGCAAGCGCCCGGGCATGTACATCGGCTCCACCGGCGAGCGCGGCCTGCACCATCTGGTCACCGAGGTGGTCGACAACTCGGTCGACGAGGCGCTCGCCGGGCACGCCGACCGGATCGAGGTGACGCTGCTCGCCGACGGCGGGGTCCGGGTCGAGGACAACGGCCGGGGCATCCCGGTCGACGAGGTGGCCAGCGAGGGCAAGCCGGCGGTCGAGGTGGTGCTCACCGTGCTGCACGCCGGCGGCAAGTTCGGCGGGGGCGGCTACAAGGTGTCCGGTGGTCTGCACGGCGTCGGTGTCTCCGTCGTCAACGCGCTGTCGTCGCGGCTGGACGTCGAGATCTACCGCGACGGCCACGTCTGGACGCAGTCCTACTCGGTCGGCGTGCCGGACGCGCCGCTCGCCAAGGGCCCGGCCACCGACCGCGCCGGGACCACGATCACCTTCTGGGCGTCGCCGGAGGTCTTCGAGACGACGGAGTACAGCTTCGAGAAGCTCTCCAACCGGCTGCGCGAGATGGCCTTCCTCAACAAGGGGCTCACCATCGCCCTGCGCGACGAGCGGCCGGCGAAGGCCGAGGAGAAGGAGCACGACGAGGTCGAGGAGACCACCCTCACCGAGGTCGTCTACTCCTACGACGGCGGTCTGGTCGACTACGTCGAGTTCCTCGGGGCGCACAAGGACCCGGTGCACCGCACCGTGGTGGCCTTCGAGGCCGAGTCGGAGTACATCGACGGCGGCCTGTCGCTCGACGTGGCGATGCAGTGGAACACCGGCTTCACCGAGTCCGTGCACACCTTCGCGAACACCATCAACACCCACGAGGGCGGCACCCACGAGGAGGGCTTCCGGGCGGCGCTGACCACGCTGGTCAACCGATTCGCGCGGGACTGGGGGATCCTGAGGGAGAAGGACGCCAACCTCACCGGCGACGACGTCCGCGAGGGTCTGACCGCGATCGTCAGCGTCAAGCTGGCCGAGCCGCAGTTCGAGGGCCAGACCAAGACCAAGCTCGGCAACACCGAGGCGAAGTCCTTCGTGCAGAAGATCGTCAACGACAAGCTCGGCGAGTGGTTCGAGAAGAACCCCGGCGAGGGCAAGGACATCGCGCGCAAGGCGCAGGGTGCTGCGGTCGCCCGGCTCGCCGCCCGCAAGGCTCGGGACGCGGCGCGCAGCCGCAAGGGTCTGCTCGGCGGCGGCTCGCTGCCCGGCAAGCTCGCCGACTGCCAGTCGACCAACCCCGAGGAGTGCGAGCTCTTCATCGTCGAGGGCGACTCCGCCGGCGGCCCGGCCAAGCAGGGCCGTGACCAGCGCACCCAGGCGATCCTCCCGATCCGCGGCAAGATCCTCAACGTCGAGCGCGCCCGGCTGGACCGCGTCCTGGGCAACCAGGAGGTGCAGGCCATCATCTCCGCGCTGGGCACCGGCATCCAGGGCGACGAGTTCGACCTGGCACGGCTGCGCTACCACAAGGTGGTGCTGATGGCCGACGCCGACGTCGACGGCCAGCACATCCGCACCCTGTTGCTCACCCTGCTGTTCCGCTTCATGCCCGAGGTGGTCGAGCAGGGCCACGTCTTCCTCGCCCAGCCACCGCTCTACAAGCTGAAGTGGGCGCGGCCGGCCGAGCCGGAGTACGCCTACTCCGACCGCGAGCGCGACGCGCTGATCGACGCTGGTCAGGCCGCGGGCAAGAAGCTGCTCAAGGACGACGGCGTGCAGCGCTACAAGGGCCTCGGCGAGATGAACAACGACGAGCTCTGGGACACCACGATGGACCCGGAGAAGCGGATCCTGCTGCAGGTCACGCTCGAGAACGCCGCCCTGGCCGACGTGCTGTTCACCGAGCTGATGGGCGAGGACGTCGACAGCCGTCGCAAGTTCATCCAGCGCAACGCGAAGGACGTCCGGTTCCTCGACATCTGA